A single genomic interval of Spinacia oleracea cultivar Varoflay chromosome 6, BTI_SOV_V1, whole genome shotgun sequence harbors:
- the LOC110793157 gene encoding ATP-dependent zinc metalloprotease FTSH 7, chloroplastic produces the protein MPAIVDRPLIHTSNPCYKPSYYCHGLSYFCCPSSYSRVSIPNFIRNSSTPSRLLNNSYRQFRVSISRELCNSSNAWKSISNSRIRANGSCEQDTDSSTPGSSSSEKNDPKQGSKGGSNSSNSSQPSSSSPRREKEGKSWFKGSGGKWRWQPLIQAQEIGVLLLQLGIVMFVMRLLRPGIPLPGSEPRPQTTFKSVTYSEFLSKINGNQVQKVEIDGVHIMFKLKNEGGSGVSEGAMRGNESNLQDSESLLLRSVAPTKRIVYTTTRPVDIKTPYEKMLENHVEFGSPDKRSGGFLNSALITLFYVAVLAGLLQRFPVNFSQNTAGQLRNRKSGSSGGTKVSEQGETVTFADVAGVDEAKEELEEIVEFLRNPDRYERLGARPPRGVLLVGLPGTGKTLLAKAVAGEAEVPFISCSASEFVELYVGMGASRVRDLFARAKKEAPSIIFIDEIDAVAKSRDGKFRIVSNDEREQTLNQLLTEMDGFDSNSAVIVLGATNRADVLDPALRRPGRFDRVVMVETPDKIGRESILKVHVSKKELPLGGDVDLSDIARMTTGFTGADLANLVNEAALLAGRLNKAVVERLDFIQAVERSIAGIEKKTAKLQGIEKAVVARHEAGHAVVGTAVANLLSGQPRVEKLSILPRSGGALGFTYTPPTNEDRYLLFVDELRGRLVTLLGGRAAEEVSYAGRVSTGALDDIRRATDMAYKAIAEYGLSQTFGPVSLSTLSSGGIDDSGAAPWGRDQGHLVDIVQGEVKALLQSALEVALCVLRANPSVLEGLGAHLEEKEKVEGEDLQEWLKLVVAPAELSVFVQDKQEAFLQLQRAPE, from the exons ATGCCAGCAATTGTAGATAGACCACTAATTCACACCTCAAATCCTTGCTATAAACCCAGTTATTACTGCCATGGATTGAGCTATTTCTGTTGTCCATCTTCTTATTCTAGGGTTTCCATCCCCAATTTCATTCGCAATTCTTCAACACCTTCTCGATTACTTAACAATTCGTATCGGCAATTTAGGGTTTCGATTTCTAGGGAGTTATGCAACTCCTCTAATGCATGGAAGAGCATTAGTAATTCCAGAATTCGAGCTAATGGTTCTTGCGAGCAAGATACCGATTCTTCTACACCCGGTTCTTCTTCGTCGGAGAAAAACGACCCGAAACAGGGGAGCAAAGGAGGGTCGAATTCCAGCAACTCGTCGCAACCGTCTTCTTCTTCgccgaggagagagaaagaggggaaGAGCTGGTTTAAAGGTTCTGGGGGAAAATGGCGGTGGCAGCCATTGATTCAAGCTCAAGAAATTGGAGTTTTGCTTTTGCAATTAGGGATTGTGATGTTTGTTATGAGGCTTCTTAGGCCGGGGATTCCGTTACCGGGGTCCGAACCTAGGCCTCAGACGACGTTTAAAAGCGTAACTTATAGTGAGTTCTTGAGTAAGATTAATGGGAATCAGGTTCAAAAGGTTGAGATTGATGGAGTTCATATAATGTTTAAGTTGAAGAATGAAGGGGGAAGTGGTGTTTCGGAGGGTGCAATGAGGGGCAATGAGAGTAATTTGCAGGATTCAGAGTCGTTGCTGTTGAGGAGCGTGGCACCTACGAAGAGGATTGTTTATACTACAACTAGACCAGTTGATATCAAGACCCCTTATGAGAAAATGCTTGAGAATCATGTTGAATTTGGTTCACCAGATAAGCGATCAGGCGGGTTTTTAAATTCAGCATTG ATAACCTTGTTCTATGTTGCTGTTCTAGCTGGACTTCTCCAGCGATTTCCAGTTAATTTTTCACAG AATACAGCCGGTCAGCTTAGAAATCGTAAATCTGGGAGTTCCGGTGGTACAAAAGTATCCGAGCAAGGAGAAACCGTTACTTTTGCGGACGTGGCAGGTGTTGATGAGGCTAAGGAAGAATTAGAAGAAATTGTG GAATTCCTAAGGAATCCAGATAGGTATGAACGACTTGGAGCACGTCCTCCTCGTGGTGTTTTACTG GTTGGTCTCCCAGGGACTGGAAAGACTCTTTTGGCAAAGGCTGTTGCCGGGGAAGCAGAAGTTCCATTTATTAGTTGTTCTGCTAGTGAATTTGTTGAACTCTATGTTGGCATGGGAGCATCGCGAGTGCGAGATCTTTTTGCTCGAGCGAAGAAAGAGGCGCCATCAATCATATTTATCGACGAG ATAGATGCAGTTGCAAAAAGTCGTGATGGAAAATTTCGCATTGTGAGCAATGATGAGCGAGAGCAGACATTAAACCAGCTGCTAACC GAGATGGATGGATTTGACAGCAATTCTGCTGTAATCGTTCTTGGAGCAACTAATCGTGCCGATGTCTTAGATCCCGCTCTTCGTAGGCCCGGTAGATTTGATCGAGTGGTTATG GTGGAAACGCCTGATAAGATTGGAAGGGAATCTATACTTAAAGTGCATGTTTCGAAGAAAGAACTCCCTCTTGGTGGTGATGTTGATCTTAGTGATATTGCGCGTATGACTACGGGTTTCACAGG GGCAGACCTTGCTAATTTGGTAAATGAAGCTGCCCTGTTGGCTGGTAGACTAAATAAAGCTGTTGTGGAGAGATTAGATTTTATACAAGCAGTGGAGCGTTCAATAGCT GGAATAGAGAAGAAAACCGCCAAATTACAGGGGATTGAGAAGGCTGTGGTTGCACGTCATGAAGCTGGGCATGCAGTGGTAGGGACGGCTGTTGCAAACCTTCTTTCAGGACAACCTCGGGTTGAG AAGTTGAGTATATTGCCAAGGTCTGGAGGTGCATTGGGCTTTACTTACACCCCTCCCACAAACGAGGACAGATACCTTCTTTTTGTGGATGAGCTGCGTGGACGACTAGTTACACTTCTTGGAGGGCGTGCTGCAGAAGAAGTTAGTTATGCAGGACGTGTTTCAACAGGTGCACTTGATGATATTAGGAGAGCAACTGATATGGCATACAAAGCAATAGCAGAGTATGGCCTTAGCCAAACTTTTGGCCCAGTATCTTTATCTACACTATCTAGTGGTGGGATCGATGATTCGGGGGCAGCTCCTTGGGGAAGGGATCAG GGACATCTTGTTGATATTGTTCAAGGAGAGGTGAAAGCACTCCTGCAGTCAGCACTTGAGGTGGCATTATGTGTTCTACGTGCAAACCCAAGTGTTTTGGAAGGTCTGGGTGCTCATTTAGAAG AGAAAGAGAAGGTAGAAGGCGAGGATCTACAGGAGTGGTTAAAATTGGTGGTTGCACCAGCTGAACTGTCGGTCTTTGTTCAAGACAAGCAAGAGGCGTTTCTCCAATTACAACGAGCTCCTGAATGA